The proteins below are encoded in one region of Lentimicrobiaceae bacterium:
- a CDS encoding alpha/beta hydrolase — translation MKKLVKVIIVIGIIVLIALIAVGIFAYRNMNYDYLNESFLKKKGYKLSFTENFAKSDDGSEIYYIERPNNAPKLLLLHGQQVNCYDYAKVLPELSKHFHIFALDYYGHGNSSKNPAKYNAVEIGNDIVWFIENVIKDKVYISGHSSGALLAAYVSAKAPDYIIATVLEDGPFFSTLPTKAGKTIAWLEFKNMYEYLNQNEIGSFMEYSLEHNYMREVINTISPQAWDKVIKEPALKYLDKHPGEIPKIWYFPPKLGINSIYALNANMQDGNGKYDLRFGVTFYDFSWFEGFDTEEILSNIQSPTVVMHVAPNEATAPEYYDKNGVLLAAMDEKDAQKVVDLVPKSKYVGGFKSYHNIHADLPDEYIQVLLNLKAQMEGQATK, via the coding sequence ATGAAAAAATTAGTTAAGGTTATTATAGTAATTGGAATAATTGTACTTATTGCACTAATTGCTGTCGGTATTTTTGCTTACAGAAATATGAATTACGACTATCTGAACGAAAGTTTTCTGAAAAAGAAAGGATATAAACTAAGTTTTACCGAGAATTTTGCCAAATCAGATGACGGCTCCGAAATTTATTACATCGAAAGACCTAATAATGCTCCAAAACTTCTTTTGCTTCATGGTCAGCAAGTCAATTGCTACGATTACGCAAAAGTTTTGCCGGAGTTATCGAAACATTTTCACATTTTCGCACTTGATTATTACGGTCACGGAAATTCATCGAAAAATCCTGCAAAGTATAATGCTGTAGAAATAGGAAACGATATAGTTTGGTTTATCGAAAATGTTATAAAAGATAAGGTTTACATATCGGGTCATTCGTCGGGAGCCCTGCTTGCAGCTTACGTTTCTGCCAAAGCCCCCGATTATATTATAGCAACCGTGTTGGAAGACGGACCTTTCTTTTCAACGCTTCCCACTAAAGCGGGAAAAACTATTGCATGGTTAGAATTTAAAAATATGTACGAATATCTTAACCAAAATGAGATAGGCAGTTTTATGGAATATTCGTTGGAACATAACTACATGCGAGAAGTTATAAATACTATAAGTCCGCAAGCATGGGACAAGGTGATAAAAGAACCCGCCCTGAAATATTTGGACAAACATCCCGGAGAAATTCCCAAAATTTGGTATTTCCCGCCAAAGTTGGGAATAAACTCTATATATGCTTTAAATGCCAACATGCAGGACGGAAACGGCAAATATGATTTGCGATTTGGAGTAACTTTTTACGATTTTTCGTGGTTTGAAGGATTTGATACTGAAGAAATTCTGTCAAATATTCAATCGCCTACTGTTGTGATGCATGTAGCACCAAATGAAGCTACTGCACCCGAATATTACGATAAAAACGGAGTTTTACTTGCTGCAATGGACGAAAAAGATGCTCAAAAAGTCGTTGATTTAGTGCCAAAAAGTAAATACGTGGGTGGTTTTAAATCTTATCACAATATACATGCAGATTTGCCCGATGAGTACATTCAGGTTTTGCTCAATTTAAAAGCTCAAATGGAAGGACAAGCAACAAAATAA
- a CDS encoding CPBP family intramembrane metalloprotease gives MENRKMKNSERLIWGILLTAIVFLLSSFVSRKLQINIEFFPQSFWGLTFILILSIALICGLKKHVNYKIAVPKFKKTLKPMLFGFLAAVIVNALMTIIGKIFGIDAESHYAFGVMSPLQIFLFVFIYASVVEEVLFRGFLQNILNPMKNKGIKIFKRHISLPVIIGAIAFSLAHLNLISTGAGAFFLVRTLISTSVLGLIAGYYQEKYDNNAYAILTHMAANFMGLIAALILNANII, from the coding sequence ATGGAAAACAGAAAAATGAAAAACAGTGAAAGACTTATTTGGGGAATATTATTGACAGCAATAGTATTTCTGTTATCGTCATTTGTTAGTAGAAAACTGCAAATTAACATTGAATTTTTTCCTCAATCCTTTTGGGGTTTGACGTTTATATTGATACTTTCAATAGCTTTGATTTGCGGTCTCAAAAAGCATGTGAATTACAAAATTGCAGTACCGAAGTTCAAAAAGACACTAAAACCAATGCTTTTCGGTTTCTTGGCTGCCGTAATAGTCAACGCTCTTATGACTATTATAGGAAAGATTTTTGGAATTGATGCAGAATCGCATTACGCATTTGGTGTGATGTCGCCATTGCAGATTTTTCTTTTCGTGTTCATCTACGCAAGTGTAGTAGAAGAAGTTTTGTTTCGTGGATTTCTTCAAAATATATTAAATCCGATGAAAAACAAAGGAATAAAAATCTTTAAAAGGCATATTAGCTTACCTGTAATTATTGGTGCTATTGCTTTTAGTTTAGCGCATTTGAATTTAATATCAACAGGTGCAGGTGCTTTTTTCTTGGTTAGAACCCTTATTTCGACATCTGTACTTGGTTTAATTGCAGGTTATTATCAGGAGAAATACGATAACAATGCTTACGCAATTCTTACCCACATGGCAGCTAATTTTATGGGATTGATTGCGGCACTTATATTAAATGCGAACATTATATAA
- a CDS encoding DUF4386 domain-containing protein: MKNENHSVTIYNARTIGAFFLLAFVAYGLGSHLYESSNNPEKYLGAILIIVNSIMVMFIGILFRKTLRLYNPTVSNIYLFTRIFEGLSLSTILLNVGVSNDLGYILAMLVLGIGSMPMCLTLYKHKIAPSWLAIWGVIGYAVFAFGYLMELFGKEWGMYFLGLGGLWEITFAIWLLVRGSKNVKTTTP; this comes from the coding sequence ATGAAAAACGAAAACCATTCCGTTACAATTTATAATGCTCGGACAATAGGAGCTTTCTTTCTGTTGGCTTTTGTAGCTTACGGTCTTGGAAGTCATTTGTACGAAAGCTCAAATAATCCAGAAAAATATTTGGGAGCAATACTAATTATCGTTAACTCGATAATGGTAATGTTTATTGGGATTTTGTTTAGAAAAACACTAAGATTGTACAACCCGACAGTCAGCAATATTTACCTTTTTACAAGAATATTTGAAGGTTTATCTCTTTCAACAATACTCTTAAACGTAGGCGTATCAAACGATTTGGGCTATATTCTTGCAATGTTGGTTTTAGGAATTGGAAGTATGCCAATGTGTTTAACTTTGTACAAACACAAAATTGCACCGTCTTGGTTGGCAATTTGGGGAGTGATAGGATACGCTGTCTTTGCATTCGGCTACCTTATGGAGTTGTTTGGAAAAGAGTGGGGTATGTATTTTCTCGGTCTTGGCGGACTTTGGGAAATTACATTTGCAATTTGGCTGCTTGTCCGCGGTAGCAAAAATGTAAAAACAACAACCCCTTAA